The Montipora capricornis isolate CH-2021 chromosome 3, ASM3666992v2, whole genome shotgun sequence genome window below encodes:
- the LOC138040342 gene encoding uncharacterized protein: METGLPTRDVFNIVVSYTERFKDQINYFVGWKVESITFEDQIFITLMKVRKNYTNLHLAQLFSCSVSTIANIVTTFIHFIHSILFTDLMSSISSWDKNKLSAPSSFNQLGSCRVVIDCTVIEIATPGLMSKQNATYSSYRGMHSFKVIVGVAPNGVITYMYVRKLYPGSISDKAIVQQSGLLNHLTAGDLVLADKGFLIQDLVPNGVSVNIPPFLNHGTFTESEARATKAIAKCRIHNERVNARLKDFKILSFILRIYDVIQKSYFSCVHHLSICSSH; this comes from the coding sequence ATGGAAACTGGGCTCCCAACTAGAGATGTCTTCAACATTGTTGTCAGTTACACAGAAAGGTTCAAAGATCAAATCAATTACTTTGTTGGCTGGAAAGTCGAATCAATCACATTTGAAGATCAAATATTCATTACATTAATGAAAGTCAGAAAAAATTACACAAATCTTCATCTTGCTCAATTATTTAGCTGTAGTGTATCCACAATTGCAAATATTGTTACTACATTCATCCATTTtatccattcaattttatttactGACCTCATGTCATCAATCTCTTCTTGGGATAAGAACAAACTGTCTGCCCCATCATCATTTAATCAACTTGGGTCTTGCAGGGTAGTAATAGACTGTACGGTCATTGAGATCGCCACGCCAGGATTGATGAGCAAGCAAAATGCTACTTACTCAAGTTATAGAGGAATGCATTCCTTTAAAGTGATTGTGGGTGTTGCACCAAATGGTGTAATTACCTACATGTATGTCCGTAAACTATATCCAGGTTCGATATCCGATAAAGCAATTGTGCAGCAATCTGGATTATTAAATCATCTGACTGCTGGGGATTTGGTCCTAGCAGACAAAGGCTTTCTGATTCAGGACCTTGTACCAAATGGTGTCTCAGTGAATATACCACCTTTTCTAAACCATGGGACATTCACTGAAAGTGAAGCAAGGGCAACAAAGGCCATAGCAAAATGTAGAATTCATAACGAGAGGGTAAATGCTAGACTTAAAGATTTTAAGATATTAAGCTTTATTCTTCGTATTTACGATGTCATACAGAAATCATATTTCAGCTGTGTGCATCACTTGTCAATTTGCAGTTCCCACTGA